Proteins from one Oscillatoria nigro-viridis PCC 7112 genomic window:
- a CDS encoding trans-splicing intein-formed DNA polymerase III subunit alpha N-terminal partner DnaE-N — MSFVGLHIHSDYSLLDGASQLQQLAERAVELGMPAIALTDHGVMYGAIELIKVCRNKNIKPIIGNEMYVVNGDIEVKVRGRRKYHQVVLAKNTQGYKNLVKLTTISHLKGMPERGIFARPCINKELLKQYSEGLIVTSACLGGEVPQMILQNKLDAAREVATWYKEVFGEDYYIEIQDHGSPEDRIVNVEIVKIARELNIKIIATNDSHYISCNDVEAHDALLCINTNKLIEEDKRMRYSGTEYLKSAEEMAQLFRDHLDDETIKEAIENTLEVANKVSRYELTGEARIPTIPIPPEHTADTYVEEISWLGLLERLKARTRNEIPPIYKQRLEYELKMLQQMGFSEYFLVVWDYIKYARDNDIPVGPGRGSAAGSLVAYVLKITNIDPVHHGLLFERFLNPERKSMPDIDSDFCIERRDDMIKYVTEKYGSERVAQIITFNRMTSKAVLKDVARVLGIPYKKADEMAKLIPVSRGKPEKLKVMISDQTPAQEFKENYENTICINAETGTEVPVRQWIDMAIRIEGTNKTYGVHAAGVVISSEPLDEIVPLQKNNDGAVITQYFMEDLEFLGLLKMDFLGLKNLTTLQKTVDYIKQTQNLSVDPEMLPSDIERRAQETFGRIKKLPDDVDKTYRLLERGDLEGIFQLESSGMLDVVKKLKPSCLDDISSILALYRPGPLDAGLIPQFIDCKHGKTVEYDHPLLEPILKETYGTLCFQEQIMRMAQDLAGYSLGQADLLRRAMGKKKAEEMQKQKETFIDGATKNGVSQRIAEKLFAQMLQFAEYCLSYDTKILTVEYGPMAIGKIVEEKIECTVYSVDSNGYIYTQSIAQWHRRGQQEVFEYCLEDGSIIRATKDHKFMTVGGQMLPIDEIFEQGLDLKQINSSSDI; from the coding sequence ATGTCCTTCGTTGGTTTGCACATTCACAGCGATTATAGCTTACTAGATGGGGCGTCTCAGCTACAGCAGCTCGCAGAACGGGCGGTGGAATTGGGGATGCCCGCGATCGCCCTGACAGACCACGGGGTGATGTACGGCGCGATCGAACTAATCAAAGTTTGCCGAAATAAAAATATCAAGCCGATTATTGGCAATGAAATGTATGTCGTCAACGGCGACATCGAAGTAAAAGTTCGAGGTAGAAGAAAATACCATCAAGTTGTTTTAGCTAAAAATACCCAAGGTTATAAAAACCTCGTCAAACTCACCACAATTTCCCATTTAAAGGGAATGCCAGAAAGAGGTATTTTTGCCCGACCCTGCATCAACAAAGAACTGCTAAAACAATACTCCGAAGGTTTAATTGTTACCAGTGCTTGTTTGGGCGGGGAAGTTCCCCAAATGATTCTGCAAAACAAGCTAGATGCGGCCCGCGAAGTAGCCACATGGTATAAAGAAGTATTTGGCGAAGATTACTATATAGAAATTCAAGACCACGGTTCCCCGGAAGACCGGATTGTTAATGTTGAAATCGTCAAAATTGCCCGCGAACTCAACATTAAAATAATTGCCACCAATGATTCTCACTATATTTCCTGCAACGACGTAGAAGCACACGATGCTTTGCTGTGCATTAACACCAACAAACTGATTGAAGAAGACAAGCGGATGCGCTACAGCGGCACTGAATATCTTAAGTCTGCGGAGGAGATGGCGCAACTGTTTCGAGACCATTTGGATGATGAAACAATCAAAGAGGCGATCGAAAATACCCTAGAGGTCGCAAATAAAGTATCGAGATACGAGCTCACAGGAGAAGCTCGGATTCCCACAATTCCAATTCCCCCAGAACATACAGCCGATACTTATGTAGAAGAAATATCCTGGCTGGGACTGTTAGAACGCCTCAAAGCCCGCACCAGAAATGAAATCCCCCCCATCTACAAACAAAGACTAGAATACGAACTGAAAATGCTTCAGCAGATGGGCTTTTCGGAATACTTTTTAGTAGTTTGGGACTACATAAAATATGCTAGAGACAACGATATTCCAGTAGGGCCAGGACGGGGTTCTGCCGCAGGTTCTCTAGTTGCCTACGTCCTAAAAATCACCAATATAGACCCCGTACACCACGGACTACTATTCGAGCGATTTCTCAATCCAGAACGGAAATCTATGCCAGATATTGATAGCGATTTCTGCATAGAAAGGCGGGACGACATGATTAAATACGTTACTGAAAAATATGGTAGCGAGCGCGTAGCGCAAATTATTACTTTCAACAGAATGACATCAAAAGCTGTCTTGAAAGATGTTGCCAGGGTGTTAGGTATTCCCTACAAAAAAGCCGACGAAATGGCTAAATTAATTCCGGTGTCCAGGGGAAAACCGGAAAAACTTAAAGTGATGATTTCCGATCAAACACCTGCACAGGAATTTAAAGAAAACTATGAAAATACAATTTGCATAAATGCAGAAACTGGTACTGAAGTCCCCGTTCGTCAGTGGATTGACATGGCAATTCGTATTGAGGGAACCAACAAAACCTATGGGGTTCACGCGGCAGGTGTGGTAATTTCTTCAGAGCCGTTGGATGAAATTGTACCGCTGCAAAAGAATAATGATGGCGCTGTGATCACCCAATATTTCATGGAAGATTTGGAATTTTTGGGGCTGTTGAAAATGGACTTTTTGGGATTGAAAAATTTAACAACGCTCCAGAAAACTGTTGATTATATTAAGCAAACCCAAAATCTAAGTGTCGATCCAGAAATGCTACCTTCTGATATAGAGCGCAGAGCTCAAGAGACTTTTGGCAGAATCAAAAAGTTACCCGATGATGTAGATAAAACATATAGACTTTTAGAAAGAGGAGATTTAGAAGGTATTTTTCAGTTAGAATCATCTGGAATGCTGGATGTAGTGAAAAAACTCAAACCTTCCTGTCTGGATGATATTTCTTCTATTTTGGCACTTTACCGACCCGGGCCGCTGGATGCAGGTTTGATTCCTCAGTTTATTGACTGCAAGCACGGTAAAACAGTTGAGTACGATCATCCGCTATTAGAACCGATTTTAAAAGAGACTTACGGAACGCTTTGCTTTCAAGAGCAAATTATGCGGATGGCTCAAGATTTGGCGGGCTATTCTTTGGGTCAAGCTGACTTGCTGCGGCGCGCAATGGGCAAGAAGAAAGCTGAGGAAATGCAGAAGCAAAAAGAAACGTTTATCGACGGCGCAACTAAGAATGGAGTCAGTCAAAGAATTGCTGAAAAGTTGTTCGCGCAGATGCTGCAATTCGCGGAATATTGCTTGAGCTATGACACGAAGATATTGACGGTGGAATATGGACCGATGGCTATTGGCAAAATCGTTGAGGAAAAAATTGAATGTACTGTTTATAGTGTTGATAGCAACGGCTATATTTATACACAGTCAATTGCACAGTGGCATCGCCGGGGGCAGCAGGAGGTCTTTGAGTATTGCCTGGAAGATGGCTCGATAATTCGCGCCACAAAAGATCACAAGTTTATGACTGTTGGCGGTCAAATGCTGCCCATTGACGAAATCTTTGAACAAGGATTAGACTTAAAACAAATCAACTCTAGCTCAGATATATAA
- a CDS encoding LAGLIDADG family homing endonuclease codes for MYLDYRQLKSEHKEQIISAFNQGMECRDIPNYLGVSERAVSRVLKEADINTKRRNRYTLNESYFDVIDSQAKAYLLGLIAADGCVTQTNYVAFESIDKELTEMLSIELQYSGEIRVIQPQNYAPHYRINFSSEKLASSLQGYGIITGRTFSEVTYFPNLKYLGSYVLGYFDCDGCAYANKGRSGGLVCIVGSFEFARELAMHLGMGSVQEHQLKKVYYWRIFSRKNIQAFYDFVYQYPRLGLQRKKTKIEAILRSYKHG; via the coding sequence ATGTATCTCGACTACAGGCAGCTAAAATCGGAACACAAGGAACAAATCATTTCTGCTTTTAATCAGGGCATGGAGTGTCGAGACATTCCTAACTACCTTGGTGTGAGCGAAAGAGCAGTTTCAAGGGTTTTAAAAGAAGCGGACATCAATACTAAGCGGCGAAACCGCTATACTTTAAATGAGAGCTATTTTGATGTAATTGACTCTCAAGCTAAAGCTTATTTATTAGGATTGATAGCTGCTGATGGCTGCGTTACTCAAACTAATTATGTAGCTTTTGAATCTATTGACAAAGAACTTACAGAAATGCTCAGCATAGAGCTACAATACTCTGGTGAAATTAGAGTTATTCAGCCTCAAAATTATGCTCCTCACTACCGAATAAATTTTTCTTCTGAAAAGCTGGCAAGCTCTTTACAGGGCTACGGCATCATAACAGGAAGAACTTTTTCGGAAGTTACCTATTTCCCTAACTTAAAATATTTAGGGTCTTATGTGTTAGGCTATTTTGACTGTGACGGTTGTGCTTATGCAAACAAAGGTAGAAGTGGCGGTTTAGTCTGCATTGTTGGTTCCTTTGAATTTGCCCGCGAACTAGCAATGCACCTAGGGATGGGTTCTGTACAAGAGCATCAATTAAAAAAAGTTTATTATTGGAGAATCTTTAGTCGAAAAAATATACAAGCATTCTATGATTTTGTGTATCAGTATCCCCGCTTGGGGTTGCAACGAAAGAAAACTAAAATAGAGGCTATTCTCAGGAGTTACAAACATGGTTAA
- a CDS encoding trans-splicing intein-formed DNA polymerase III subunit alpha C-terminal partner DnaE-C encodes MVKIISRKSLGTQEVYDIGVEREHNFILENSLVASNCFNKSHSMAYAYITYQTAYLKANYPLEYMAALLTANRGDQDKVQKYIANCLKLGIEVEPPDVNSSELTFTPLPKQITGGAKDKILFGISAVKNVGEAAIENILAARQEGGKFKSLADLCDRVNLHSVNRRALEALIQCGAFDKIENNRNQLVHDLEGVIKWAQERKRDRESGQGNLFDLLGANSFGKSVNTYESAPKSKLVKDFEKQEKLRLEKELLGFYVSEHPLKFLMQVNEDPDVVTLEQLAEKKGKVSVIVMLSAIKMVVTKKGDSMAILQLEDLTAQIKAVVFPKAYEQVKPYIVENAILQISGKIEKDGEEIQIIVDTAKPVETVQVEEEIEKAEPEINNHWPAEPVNVVRSTKPVEVLEMVIVKLTPQQVQDGKKLNSLKAILQELSNRGEDASVSVGGIVVGEYSCQPLRINPQLWVQDGEGTVSRLKSAGFDAWVFPLDNRGDAAVFREMRSQLNVHSWASRLLDTDTDRLHKYVTYLAQLNRRPPN; translated from the coding sequence ATGGTTAAAATTATTAGTCGAAAATCACTAGGAACTCAAGAAGTCTATGACATAGGCGTTGAACGAGAACATAACTTTATCCTAGAAAATAGTTTGGTGGCATCTAACTGTTTTAATAAATCCCATTCAATGGCTTATGCCTATATCACGTATCAAACTGCCTATTTAAAGGCGAATTATCCTCTAGAATACATGGCTGCACTGCTGACTGCTAACAGGGGCGATCAGGATAAAGTACAGAAATATATTGCCAATTGTCTCAAGCTGGGGATTGAGGTTGAGCCGCCGGATGTTAATAGTTCTGAACTTACTTTTACACCGCTGCCCAAACAGATTACTGGAGGTGCAAAAGATAAAATTTTGTTTGGAATTTCTGCTGTTAAAAATGTGGGAGAAGCGGCAATTGAAAATATTTTGGCGGCGCGGCAAGAAGGGGGTAAGTTTAAATCGCTGGCTGATTTGTGCGATCGCGTAAATCTGCATTCTGTCAACCGCCGCGCTCTAGAAGCTTTAATTCAATGCGGTGCTTTTGATAAAATTGAAAACAACCGCAACCAATTAGTACACGACCTCGAAGGGGTGATTAAATGGGCGCAAGAGCGCAAAAGAGACCGAGAAAGCGGCCAAGGTAATCTTTTTGACTTGTTAGGTGCCAATAGCTTCGGGAAGTCGGTCAATACCTATGAGTCCGCGCCCAAATCTAAATTGGTAAAAGATTTTGAAAAACAGGAAAAATTGCGTTTAGAAAAAGAATTACTTGGCTTTTATGTATCAGAACATCCCCTAAAGTTTCTCATGCAAGTAAACGAAGACCCCGATGTTGTGACTCTCGAACAGTTAGCAGAGAAAAAGGGGAAAGTATCAGTTATTGTCATGCTCAGCGCTATCAAAATGGTTGTGACCAAAAAAGGCGATTCGATGGCAATTTTGCAATTAGAAGATTTGACAGCTCAAATAAAAGCTGTGGTGTTCCCCAAGGCTTACGAACAAGTGAAACCTTACATTGTAGAGAATGCTATCTTACAGATTAGTGGAAAAATTGAGAAAGATGGGGAGGAAATTCAGATAATTGTAGACACTGCAAAGCCGGTTGAAACAGTACAGGTAGAAGAGGAAATCGAGAAGGCGGAACCGGAAATAAATAACCATTGGCCGGCGGAACCTGTCAACGTTGTACGATCGACAAAACCTGTCGAAGTTTTAGAAATGGTGATTGTCAAGCTTACACCGCAACAAGTACAAGACGGGAAAAAACTCAATTCCCTCAAAGCTATTTTGCAAGAACTTTCCAATCGGGGAGAAGATGCTAGCGTTTCTGTGGGGGGAATTGTTGTCGGTGAATATTCCTGTCAACCGCTTCGGATTAACCCACAATTGTGGGTGCAAGATGGCGAGGGAACTGTTAGCCGTCTCAAATCGGCTGGATTTGATGCTTGGGTTTTTCCTCTAGACAATCGCGGGGATGCTGCGGTATTTCGAGAAATGCGATCGCAACTTAACGTACATTCTTGGGCCAGTCGTTTACTTGACACTGACACCGATCGCCTTCACAAGTATGTCACTTATCTCGCCCAACTAAACAGACGCCCGCCAAACTAA